The sequence CGCTTGCTGGCGGTCCGCAGCGCGTACGGTTCATGGCTGCACTTTCTGGTGGTGTTCGCCGTATTCGGCGCAGTCATGGCCCTGTGCGGCAACCCGCTAGCCGCGGCTTGCGTGGGACTGGCATTCGTCGGGCTTTTCGTGATGGTCTCGAACGCCAAGCGGGCGATGCTTGGCGAACCTCTTGTTTTTTCGGATCTTGCGCTGATCGGCGCCGTATTCCAGCACCCGCAGTTCTACATGTCCGCGCTGACGGGAGTCCAGAAAGCGGTCCTGCTGACAGCTGTCCCGGTTTTGCCAACCCTTCTGTGGTGGGTTTTCCTGCCTGACATCCGGTTGCATCTGGCCGGCGGGCTGATCGCAGCGATAGCGTCGGCATTGCTGTGGCGGACTTTGCACAGCCACCGCTCGCCCGTGACGGCACCAGACGCGGAAGTCGATCTTTTGCGCCATGGGCTTTTGGCAATGTTGCTGCTGCACTGGCGGCAGTGGCGTGCCACCGCCGATCCGTTGCCCGTGCCCGGCCTGACTGCCTCCGCGCGGCCGGGCGAAGTTGCGGTGATCATGCAGTGCGAATCCTTTGCGGACCCTTGCGCACTGTTCGGCGATCCGTCGCTCGAATTGCCGGGCCTTGCCCTGATGCGCGACATTGCCTGGCAGCATGGCGATCTTCTGGTTCACGGATTCGGGGCCTACACCATGCGCACCGAATATGGCGTGCTGTTCGGGCGGAGCGAAGAGGAACTAGGTTTTCGCCGTTTCGATCCGTTCCTGACGGCGCTCGGGGAACCGAGCTATGCCCTGCCAGCGCGGCTGGGCGGGGCTGGCTGGCGCAGCATCTTTGCCCATCCCCACGACATGCGCTTCTACAACCGTGAACAGATCATGCGCGCGGCGGGCTTTGCAGAACTTGTCGGAGAGGAACGGTTTACGCCGCCAGCGCCTGATGAAGGGCGCTATGTGACCGATGCAGCCATGGCGGAAGAAATTCTTCGGCTGGTAAACGCTGCGCAGGACGCGGCATTGATCTACGCCGTGACGATCGAAAATCATGGCCCGTGGCAAGCCGGAAAGGGAAGCCCTGACCTGCAAGAGAGCTACCTCCGGCTGGTTCGCAACAGCGATGCCATGCTGACCGCTCTCCACGAAGGACTGGCCAGTTCAGGCCGCCCCGCGACGCTCGTGTTCTTTGGTGATCATCGTCCGAGCATTCCCGGGATCTGTATTCCGGGGGGTGACCGTCACACGCCATATGTGATTGTTCGGTACGATGCCTCGGGGCAGGTGGTCAGGGGTAAGGGGCGCCGCTGCGACCTGACCCCGGCGGGCCTGCATCACACGCTGCTGGATTTGCTCAGCGGCCGGGCGGCGTAAGCGATCGCAGCAGCCTGTCGCGCAGGAAGCGGGGCATCAACCGGTCCAGCAGGCGCAGGATTGCGAAGGGCCAAGGCATGACGAGGTGCGCGCGCCCGTTTGCCGCCGCCTTAATAATGTGCGCTGCAGCGTTATCAGGCGAAAGCATCAGCGGTTTCGGACCGGGCACGCGGTGAGCGGCCGCGGTGTCGATAAATCCCGGCGATACAAGCGTGACGCGCACGCCATGCGGGCGCAGGTTGATCCTGAGCGCATCTGCAAACCGCGCCAACCCGGCTTTTGACGCGGCATAGGCGGTGGCGAAAGGCAGGGCGTGGAACGCCGCAGCCGAACCGATGAAGACCAGACTGCCTCGGCCCTGCGCTGCCATCCGGGCGCCCAGAGCAGAAGCCAAGGCGGCGGGCGCGATGAAATTGACGAGGCCCAGACGCGCTACCGTTGCACCATCCTCGGCTACCCATCCCCTTTCCCGGATATCACCAAGACCTGCGGCGAACACGGCCGTATCGAAGCAGCCTGCCTCGCATTCATCGGCGAGTGCGATCAACGCTGCATCGACGCCGGTCAAATCGATCGAGCGTGTTTGGACATGGCGCGCGCCTGCCGCTTCGCAAGCCGAGGCGATTCTGCCGAGTCGCTCCACATCGCGGCCCCATAGGACCAGGTTTGCCCCGCCGCGCGCATAGCCCAAGGCAATTGCGCCGCCGAGTTCCCCCGTGGCGCCAATAATCAGGACTCGCGGAATCAAGTCTTCTCCATTTTGAATACGATTTTGCCTATTCCCCTGCAGGTTGCTGGCCGAGCCGCCAGACTCGAAGAAGTTCCGTCCGCGTTCCGCAATCTCATCGTCACAGCCACTTGATATGATCGGCATTATGCCAGCACGATATGCTTCCGGTCATGGGTTTCACGCATCAACTGATGGTTTAATCCTTGACAGTCAATCACTAGTCCTGTCCAGAATTCGCCCAATGGCCAGCCGTAATTCGCAATCCAAGCAGATCAGGCTCTTCCGGGACGAACGGCTCGAAAAGCTTACCGTGATTTCTCCCGGAGCTTTCGCG is a genomic window of Novosphingobium sp. MMS21-SN21R containing:
- a CDS encoding SDR family NAD(P)-dependent oxidoreductase yields the protein MIPRVLIIGATGELGGAIALGYARGGANLVLWGRDVERLGRIASACEAAGARHVQTRSIDLTGVDAALIALADECEAGCFDTAVFAAGLGDIRERGWVAEDGATVARLGLVNFIAPAALASALGARMAAQGRGSLVFIGSAAAFHALPFATAYAASKAGLARFADALRINLRPHGVRVTLVSPGFIDTAAAHRVPGPKPLMLSPDNAAAHIIKAAANGRAHLVMPWPFAILRLLDRLMPRFLRDRLLRSLTPPGR
- a CDS encoding LTA synthase family protein, with amino-acid sequence MTLLLDRLVRPRSAGNRLLAVRSAYGSWLHFLVVFAVFGAVMALCGNPLAAACVGLAFVGLFVMVSNAKRAMLGEPLVFSDLALIGAVFQHPQFYMSALTGVQKAVLLTAVPVLPTLLWWVFLPDIRLHLAGGLIAAIASALLWRTLHSHRSPVTAPDAEVDLLRHGLLAMLLLHWRQWRATADPLPVPGLTASARPGEVAVIMQCESFADPCALFGDPSLELPGLALMRDIAWQHGDLLVHGFGAYTMRTEYGVLFGRSEEELGFRRFDPFLTALGEPSYALPARLGGAGWRSIFAHPHDMRFYNREQIMRAAGFAELVGEERFTPPAPDEGRYVTDAAMAEEILRLVNAAQDAALIYAVTIENHGPWQAGKGSPDLQESYLRLVRNSDAMLTALHEGLASSGRPATLVFFGDHRPSIPGICIPGGDRHTPYVIVRYDASGQVVRGKGRRCDLTPAGLHHTLLDLLSGRAA